CCATGAAGTCTATGCTATGTCTTTCAGTATAGTAGTTAAATTTTCACAAAATCATCCTAAAATCATTCATAACAACAACAAGGTCAGCTAACATACGAAGTTAATATGTAAAATCCAATAAAAGCCTTTATATTTTAGACCCATTTATATGTTAAACAGAGTTTTAGGCATGGAAACTGAATTCAGATAAAAATTTTtcttgaaaatattttctttacacAGAATTTAAAATCCTCAATTCACAGAGTTACATGGATCAAAGCTTAATTCATTTCTTAAAGAATTTTTCACAATTTGCCCACCGGAAAAAAGGGGGACTttggaaagaaatgaaaaaaataaaaacctgcctttgtttacaaaaacttatttcctttttaaaattttaaggattaaattaaatgacaaaaccCATAACTTCTGGTTCAGAAACCTTTAGAAACACCACCTACATTTAGACAGACCCTCTGCTCTGAGCCACAGATACCCATACTTGACTCCTCAGTGCTGCACCTGTAATGTGATGTGACCGCAGGGCTGCcggttttctcttttttctctctttttgggAGAAATTTCATCTCCCACATCGCAGCTGCCCCAAAGCACATCCCTGGAGACTGGTCAGTTAAACAGCCAATGCAAATACAACCCGTTTTACTTTCTagacaaaaaaaactaatattggaGTGGCACAATTTGCTAAGACCATTCTGTGAatacatttatgtgaaataacaGCAGGATTCTTGTTTATGAAGCTCATCTATTCATATTCATCTTTCATTGAGGTTGTTGTTCATGAATACACAGGCTGAAGTTTTTACATTCAgttttttattactgttaaacatctaacaaactgaaaaaaagaaaaaccattGAGGCAGAGATCAGAGAAGAAAGTGCTCATTTCTGCTGTGAAAGGAAAGCAATCTCACTCTAAACAAAAATCTCCTCAAAACTCCATTTAATATCATGTCATGGCAGTCATCcaagagaaaaaaactaaaaataaaacttgtttatCTTTCCTTTCAAACTGTAAGTCCTGCTAAATACTGCGGTTGGAGGGGTTTTCTTTCAAGTAAAACCATCCCAGAGGTCAATGCAGCAACACTGCTATTCATTTGGAAGTCTTTGAATGTGGCAAGACCGcaaacaaaccagaaaagtagcgCCACGTGTTTGCCAATGTATGATACTCCAGTTTACAACTGTGATACTTCGATATCATTGGCACCAGAGTATGTGAATATGGCAGAGGGGTGAGAAAAAAGGAGAATGGTTAACAGATATACTGTAACACTACATTTCTCAGCTCTGGCACGCCGCACAACACTGTTTAAGAGTGTGCAAAGAAGACTGATTGAAACTATtttgtgacaaaaaaaacaaaaaaaaaaacaacgacagCCAAAAGTGAGAAAGACAAACCGCATGTGATGCCGGCAGACAAGATGAACTCAGAAGTACATGTCCTGGAAGAGGTTCTGGCCCATCTCAATGTACGCCTCTTTCTCCTGAGCGCTCATCTGTTCCACCAGCTCAGGTCTCTGGCTCACTTCCCTGTAAGAGAAGGGTCTTCCCCCTACCATAACCACAGGGTCATCCCCAACCTCCTcaaactcatcatcatcatcatcttcgtcGTCCTCCTCATGTGGTTTTCCTGGCCGCAGGGCTGTAGCATTGTGCAAAGTGTGCGCTGGAGCCTTGGGTGGCGTGTCCTCATCCGATTCACTGGTATCGCTGTCAGAGTCGCTGGCATTAGCTGCTGGAACGGTCGGTCTGGAGACGACAGCACCTCCTGGACCAACTCCAGTCCTCTTCTCATGAATGAGGAGAGCCAGCATCACCTCCTCATTCTCATCCTGTGCGGCTCCTTGTCCAGTCATCCCCTCCTGGGTTACTATAGAGTCCTCGACAGCTGGTGTGTAAAAATtggaagaagaaaataaataaaaaaatgcccaATTTAGATGCACATTTCTTAACCATAAATGCACTATATATTCTAAATGCAAGTCCTTTCTGAAGCCAATGACCGCTTTAAAGGAAAAAAGCATAATTTAAGTTGACGTCCATTCAAGTACTTCTATTTACCCACACTTCTACACTTTCAAATCCATAaactaaaaaattaaatctaCATTTGGTTTCTTATCCTTCTTCAATAATGCTGAATATgccgaaaaataaataatatttatttatttatttatttatcatattttattgtgtcaatgtaaaaatgaaatatacaatcaaaccaacatttattcagacaccttcaacatttctcacattattacagttttgctatatatatcaaaaatgatatcttgtgtctgaataatttttggtttgactgttaaaactacaaagtaattcagtcaagagcagtgagtgattttcattttcattttcttggattaacattacagcagccagtagctaaattagacgcagtcactttaagagacaatgaacaaatccaatataatacacatcccatttttttcctcaactgtttactttcacttagaAATTATGCTCAAAAAAACTGTGAGTTATTTCTTAAGGcggatattttaacatattttgtatgtatttgacggcacaagagcaaaaataagcaaattcgatgttcaagtgttttgagacgcctttctctgcgtgagccctgaacaccagaacaccgcaagtactgaattgggctctttgaCATCTTTTTATTCAAACTGCGATtggtatttgttcgttcaggtgcaggagggacttcgaggagaacttcgcagaagagagctcggttcagtgtcgctgtccatgatacgcggctctcggtctctctcttgcgcaccgaacacagcgcacgagaaaccagctactctgttcagcttttccgtgtattgtttttggatgctttaatgtttaaatcgacaagcggtaaagcttaaaaacatgtgaaaaagataagctttcgtgacgatgcacagcagtggcccgtcaactgttgtgagcatctttttaggctaacctcagccagtcggttatataaaatatcaaggtgaaagtcatcatagcttgcttagtatagacccagctccaaacccaactttgagaatagattaacggcgatatttttttttttaatctcctgataagagtctcacgttaacgcagcacgttaacgcagcacgttaacgccgataacggcccaccacttatatatatatatatatatttaaattaaaattatgcatttagcagacgcttttatccaaagcgacttacagtgtatccaggctatcaatttttacctatcatgtgttcccggggagatatatatatatatatatatatatatatatatttatatatagatatatatatatagagagagagagagagagagagagagagagaggtgaaagCAAAGTTTTTCATTGAAAAAGGACTGTAAATTTGTCTATTTCTCATGCAAAACAATTTTATGGCTTTTGAAGACTCTAAACCTGAAATAtagcaaaataataattcaaatgggTAACTTTTTTAATTGTACTCTTTCGTCTttgtaggtaaaaaaataaaaagcatggaTAGCAATAGCAACTTGGATATTCTGCTTAATATCTCTTTTTGTGTTTCAAACAAAATATTGGAGTGATAATAGGGTAAAATATCTCTTTCAACCAATCAGTGCCTTCACCCTTATACCTAGTTAGATTGTGCATTCAGACCCATGAGGTGTATAAACAAGTAGCAGCAGGCAAATCatgatatcaaaaaaaaaaaaatagcatagcgTTAATATGCAGCCATCAGCACAAAAACTACTTTCAAAATAGTCGATGTGACTCACGTGGCTTCCCAGCATCTGTCTCACTGTACGCCCCATGCACTGTGCTTTCCGTCAGCCACACGGGCCTCTCTTTGGGGGCTTTTCCCTCACTAGTCTGGCCAGGTTGAGGCTCCTGGTCTTCCATGCTGATGACCACATCCTGCGAGTAGAGGTCATACGATGAGCCTTTGTTTTTCCATACTTCCCGACCAGGTGCCCCTGCACCAGCTCCTGCTGCCGCTAGGGCGGCCCGCTCCCGACTGAGGGAAACAGCAAAGTTGG
The genomic region above belongs to Carassius carassius chromosome 11, fCarCar2.1, whole genome shotgun sequence and contains:
- the LOC132152954 gene encoding general transcription factor IIE subunit 1-like; the protein is MTEPELLTEVPASLKRLAKQVVRGFYGIEHALALDVLIRNPCVREEDMLELLKFDRKQLRSVLNTLKADKFVKCRMRVETAPDGKTTRHNYYFINYRLLVNVVKYKLDHMRRRIETDERDSTNRASFRCPCCMNTFTDLEANQLFDPMTGTFRCTFCQTEVEEDESAVPKKDARTLVARFNEQIEPIYVLLRETEDINLSHDLLEPEPSEIPALKQSRERAALAAAGAGAGAPGREVWKNKGSSYDLYSQDVVISMEDQEPQPGQTSEGKAPKERPVWLTESTVHGAYSETDAGKPPVEDSIVTQEGMTGQGAAQDENEEVMLALLIHEKRTGVGPGGAVVSRPTVPAANASDSDSDTSESDEDTPPKAPAHTLHNATALRPGKPHEEDDEDDDDDEFEEVGDDPVVMVGGRPFSYREVSQRPELVEQMSAQEKEAYIEMGQNLFQDMYF